In a single window of the Candidatus Neomarinimicrobiota bacterium genome:
- a CDS encoding Bax inhibitor-1/YccA family protein, whose amino-acid sequence MRTANPALNSNTFQNLDYASAGRDTMSLQGTVNRSATLLVLLMLPAIWTWNIFFSAGSSGAVMPYMIGGAIGGLIVALITVFKKTWSPITAPIYAVLEGLFLGGISAIFEAQYPGIVLQAVFLTFGTLFGLLAAYRTGLIQVTENFKLGVAAATGGIFLVYMLTWILGFFGMQIPFIHSSGLIGIGFSVFVVIIAALNLVLDFDFIESGVEAGAPRYMEWYASFGLLVTLVWLYLEILRLLAKLASRR is encoded by the coding sequence ATGCGCACGGCCAATCCGGCGCTCAACTCGAACACATTTCAGAATTTGGATTATGCTTCTGCCGGACGGGATACCATGTCCCTGCAGGGGACGGTGAACCGGTCGGCGACTCTGCTGGTGCTGTTAATGCTACCGGCGATCTGGACGTGGAATATCTTTTTCTCGGCGGGTTCATCCGGTGCAGTGATGCCGTATATGATTGGCGGGGCTATCGGTGGTTTGATCGTAGCGCTGATCACCGTATTTAAGAAGACGTGGTCGCCTATAACTGCTCCCATCTATGCGGTACTCGAAGGGCTGTTCCTCGGCGGAATTTCCGCGATATTCGAAGCCCAGTACCCGGGGATAGTGCTGCAGGCGGTTTTCCTCACTTTCGGAACGCTGTTCGGATTACTGGCGGCATATCGCACCGGATTGATTCAGGTCACCGAGAATTTCAAACTCGGCGTTGCCGCAGCCACAGGCGGGATTTTCCTGGTCTATATGCTTACGTGGATTCTCGGTTTCTTCGGAATGCAGATCCCGTTTATTCACTCCAGTGGCCTCATCGGAATCGGCTTTAGTGTATTCGTCGTAATTATCGCTGCGCTGAACCTGGTGCTGGATTTCGACTTTATCGAGTCCGGTGTGGAAGCAGGTGCTCCACGATACATGGAATGGTACGCCTCATTCGGTCTGCTGGTGACGCTGGTCTGGCTCTACCTGGAGATTCTGCGTCTGCTGGCCAAACTGGCGAGCCGCCGCTAA
- a CDS encoding class I SAM-dependent methyltransferase — MVRLIRSAGDAGLALPGDSASAGQTGEPPLKPVGKFKDLFSGHAEDYAEYRPGYPEELYQFVAEQCKNYDIAWDCATGSGQTAIGIAPYFERVFASDASASQVENAFPHENVTYFVSTAYHSGLPAHSIDLVTISQALHWLDFEAFFKEVNRVLRPGGILAAWCYLKPSVNKEMEPLITRYLEEIVGPYWPPEREYVDNGYQSIDFPFDEIDAPEFRASHHWDLERFLGYLNTWSAAKRFHRDKGYSPVDEIRDAMSHLWENPKEEKNVTWPIRMRIGMKK; from the coding sequence ATGGTACGCCTCATTCGGTCTGCTGGTGACGCTGGTCTGGCTCTACCTGGAGATTCTGCGTCTGCTGGCCAAACTGGCGAGCCGCCGCTAAAACCGGTGGGGAAGTTCAAAGATCTTTTCTCCGGGCACGCCGAGGATTACGCCGAATATCGTCCCGGCTATCCCGAGGAACTGTATCAATTTGTCGCAGAACAATGTAAAAATTATGATATCGCCTGGGATTGCGCCACCGGCAGCGGGCAGACCGCTATCGGAATCGCGCCGTACTTTGAGCGGGTATTTGCATCAGATGCCAGCGCTTCCCAGGTGGAGAATGCCTTTCCCCATGAGAATGTAACTTACTTTGTCTCAACAGCATACCACTCCGGACTCCCTGCTCATTCCATAGATCTTGTCACGATTTCGCAAGCGCTGCACTGGCTGGACTTCGAGGCGTTTTTCAAAGAGGTGAATCGCGTTTTGCGCCCTGGTGGAATTTTGGCGGCGTGGTGTTACCTCAAACCGTCCGTCAACAAGGAGATGGAACCGTTGATTACCAGATATCTCGAAGAAATTGTCGGGCCGTATTGGCCGCCGGAGCGGGAGTACGTGGATAACGGCTATCAGTCCATAGATTTTCCATTCGATGAAATCGACGCACCGGAGTTTCGGGCCAGCCATCACTGGGATCTGGAACGGTTTCTCGGGTATTTGAATACCTGGTCGGCTGCCAAGAGATTTCATAGAGATAAGGGATATAGTCCCGTAGATGAGATCCGGGACGCGATGAGCCATCTCTGGGAAAATCCCAAGGAAGAGAAGAACGTAACGTGGCCGATACGGATGCGGATCGGGATGAAGAAATAG
- a CDS encoding amino acid decarboxylase has protein sequence MNAKYPLGDMPPEKFRKYAHDLADWIADYFSRMDDIPVLPEVRPGEVAGNLRQMAPEMGESFEEILLDVDQVIMPGMTHWNHPEFLAYFSITGSGPGILGELLAAAFNVNGMLWKTCPSATELEKLVLSWLRQMLGLPDSFWGIVYDTASVSTMHGIAAARERAVPTSREKGLAGTDVPRLRLYCSDQTHSSIEKAAITLGIGTEGVRKIPSDEEFRMRPDLLEKAIAEDRDSGWQPFCVVATVGTTSTTSIDPVPAIADICEQDELWLHVDAAYGGAAAVVPEMRYVLDGCDRADSLVMNPHKWLFVPVDFSAFYTRHPEVVKRAFSLVPEYLRTAEDSETENLMDYGIQLGRRFRALKLWFVIRYFGHEGLASRIRQHIEYANTFRGWIEEDPQFEMMAPTPFSTLCFRVHPEGMDDEAALNDLNAQLLDAINGTREVFLSHTKLNEKYVLRIAIGNLRTELRHLEKAWRIIRRQLDKTGIGGKREEGGREKGTN, from the coding sequence ATGAACGCCAAATACCCCCTCGGAGACATGCCGCCGGAGAAGTTCCGGAAATATGCCCACGACCTGGCGGACTGGATTGCTGATTATTTTTCACGGATGGACGATATCCCGGTGCTGCCGGAGGTGCGTCCCGGCGAGGTTGCCGGGAATCTGCGCCAGATGGCACCGGAAATGGGCGAATCGTTCGAGGAAATTTTACTAGATGTTGACCAGGTGATTATGCCGGGGATGACCCACTGGAATCATCCGGAGTTCCTGGCGTACTTCTCCATCACCGGGAGCGGGCCGGGCATTCTGGGCGAACTGCTGGCGGCGGCGTTTAATGTGAACGGAATGCTCTGGAAGACGTGTCCGTCGGCCACCGAACTGGAAAAGCTTGTGCTCTCCTGGCTCCGCCAAATGCTGGGACTACCGGACTCTTTTTGGGGTATCGTGTACGATACGGCGTCAGTGAGCACAATGCACGGCATTGCGGCGGCCCGGGAACGGGCGGTGCCAACCTCCAGAGAAAAGGGACTGGCCGGTACAGATGTGCCGAGACTCAGATTGTACTGTTCTGACCAGACGCACTCATCCATTGAAAAGGCGGCGATTACCCTGGGCATTGGTACCGAAGGTGTCCGGAAGATTCCGTCGGATGAGGAATTCAGGATGCGTCCGGATCTTTTGGAAAAAGCCATCGCCGAAGACCGTGACTCCGGCTGGCAGCCGTTCTGCGTGGTGGCAACGGTGGGAACAACGTCTACCACCAGCATCGATCCGGTGCCGGCGATTGCGGATATCTGCGAGCAAGATGAGCTCTGGCTGCATGTGGATGCTGCGTACGGAGGCGCTGCGGCGGTGGTGCCGGAGATGCGGTACGTATTGGACGGCTGCGATCGCGCCGACTCCCTGGTGATGAATCCCCACAAGTGGCTGTTCGTCCCCGTCGACTTCAGCGCGTTTTATACCCGGCATCCCGAAGTGGTGAAGCGGGCGTTCAGTCTGGTGCCGGAATATCTTCGGACGGCCGAGGATAGTGAAACGGAAAATCTGATGGACTACGGCATCCAGCTGGGCCGCCGGTTCCGGGCGCTGAAGCTCTGGTTTGTGATTCGGTATTTTGGTCACGAGGGGCTTGCCAGCCGGATTCGCCAGCACATTGAATATGCAAACACGTTTCGAGGCTGGATTGAGGAAGATCCGCAGTTCGAGATGATGGCACCGACGCCGTTCAGTACGCTCTGCTTCCGCGTCCATCCGGAGGGAATGGATGACGAAGCAGCCTTGAACGATCTGAATGCGCAACTGCTTGACGCCATCAATGGGACGAGAGAGGTGTTTCTCTCCCATACGAAACTGAACGAAAAATACGTGCTCCGGATTGCTATCGGCAACCTGCGGACGGAGCTTCGGCATCTGGAAAAAGCGTGGCGGATTATCCGGCGGCAGCTTGATAAAACGGGTATAGGGGGGAAAAGGGAGGAAGGAGGAAGGGAGAAAGGGACAAATTGA
- a CDS encoding glycoside hydrolase family 43 protein, producing the protein MRKLLVLGLIVIGFAITACAGQEAQKDVYLFSYFQGNGEDGLHLAYSLDGYTFKALNNNESFLKPELTADKLMRDPCIIQGPDGLYHMAWTVSWWEKGIGYANSEDLIHWSEQQYIPVMEHEPDAKNCWAPELYYDEANARYLIFWATTIPGRFPETDNQSSEEPPAPGNNHRMYYTWTKDFQEFADTEIFYNKGFNVIDATIEKEGDTYMMFLKDETNKPFEPQKNIRLATADQAAGPYSEPSEPITGDYWAEGPTAIKIDGKWIVYFDKYIDHNMGAVMSEDLENWTDISGRINFPEGTRHGTVYRVPWEVLDRLMEVGG; encoded by the coding sequence ATGCGAAAATTACTCGTACTTGGTTTAATCGTAATTGGCTTTGCTATAACTGCCTGTGCCGGCCAGGAGGCGCAGAAGGATGTGTACTTGTTTTCGTATTTCCAGGGGAATGGCGAGGATGGATTGCATCTGGCGTATAGTCTGGATGGCTACACATTTAAGGCGCTGAATAATAATGAGTCATTTCTGAAACCGGAGCTTACCGCTGACAAACTGATGCGTGATCCCTGCATTATCCAGGGGCCGGACGGACTGTACCATATGGCCTGGACGGTGAGCTGGTGGGAGAAGGGCATCGGATATGCGAACTCGGAAGATCTCATCCATTGGTCGGAACAGCAGTATATCCCGGTGATGGAGCATGAGCCGGATGCGAAGAACTGCTGGGCGCCTGAACTGTATTACGACGAGGCCAACGCGCGATATCTCATCTTCTGGGCAACGACAATTCCGGGCCGATTTCCCGAGACGGATAATCAGAGCAGCGAAGAGCCGCCAGCTCCGGGGAACAATCACCGTATGTATTATACCTGGACCAAAGATTTCCAGGAGTTCGCCGATACGGAGATTTTCTACAACAAGGGCTTCAACGTCATCGATGCGACCATCGAAAAAGAGGGCGACACGTACATGATGTTTTTAAAGGACGAGACCAACAAGCCGTTCGAACCGCAGAAGAATATCCGGCTGGCGACAGCGGACCAGGCAGCAGGCCCCTACAGTGAGCCATCGGAACCGATCACGGGTGATTACTGGGCTGAAGGGCCGACGGCTATTAAAATCGATGGGAAATGGATTGTCTATTTTGACAAATATATTGACCACAATATGGGAGCGGTGATGTCGGAAGACCTGGAAAATTGGACGGACATTTCCGGCCGCATTAATTTTCCCGAGGGAACGCGCCACGGGACGGTTTATCGGGTACCGTGGGAAGTGTTGGACCGGCTGATGGAGGTCGGGGGATGA